A single window of Gammaproteobacteria bacterium DNA harbors:
- a CDS encoding class I SAM-dependent methyltransferase, translating to MTSVPCPVCGASSAPLDVVDFNKSCAESWGIHLPLCGVPVYYYRCESCGYCHAPQFRDWRPEDYRERIYNERYIEVDPDYVEKRPATAAAGLIQTFGTVAASIRHLDYGSGSGVLSRMLREAGWDSTAYDPYADPDSALDNPGRFDLITAYEIFEHVADVNRLMADISSLLAEDGVLILSTLLSDGFIAPHQRITWWYASPRNGHISLFSKQSLAILAGRYGFHMGGFSPALHVMWRTVPPWAGHFLKTG from the coding sequence ATGACCTCCGTACCCTGCCCGGTCTGCGGCGCGTCCAGTGCGCCGCTCGACGTCGTCGACTTCAACAAATCCTGCGCCGAGTCGTGGGGGATACACCTCCCGCTCTGTGGGGTCCCGGTCTACTACTATCGGTGCGAGAGCTGCGGCTACTGCCACGCACCGCAGTTCCGGGACTGGCGCCCGGAGGATTACCGCGAGCGGATCTACAACGAGCGCTACATCGAGGTGGATCCGGACTACGTCGAAAAGCGCCCGGCCACCGCCGCCGCGGGCCTGATCCAGACCTTCGGGACGGTCGCCGCCTCCATCCGCCATCTGGATTACGGCAGCGGCAGCGGTGTGCTGAGCCGGATGCTGCGGGAGGCCGGCTGGGACTCCACGGCCTATGATCCCTATGCCGATCCCGACAGCGCACTGGATAACCCGGGCCGCTTCGATCTGATCACCGCCTACGAGATCTTCGAACACGTCGCGGACGTGAACCGCCTGATGGCGGATATCTCGAGCCTGCTGGCCGAGGACGGCGTGTTGATCCTCAGCACGCTGCTGTCCGACGGCTTCATCGCGCCGCACCAGCGCATCACCTGGTGGTACGCCTCGCCGCGCAACGGCCACATCAGCCTGTTTTCCAAACAGAGCCTGGCCATCCTCGCCGGCCGCTACGGCTTCCACATGGGCGGATTTTCCCCGGCCCTGCACGTGATGTGGCGCACCGTGCCGCCCTGGGCCGGCCACTTCCTCAAGACCGGCTGA
- a CDS encoding fructose-bisphosphate aldolase class I — MNKQELETTARAMVADGKGLLAMDESTPTCGKRLQAVGVDNTEANRITYRELLLGAPGLGDYISGAILYDETLRQKTHDGTPFPKLAERQGILPGIKVDTGAMDLAGHPNEKVTEGLDGLRGRLAEYRDLGARFCKWRAVITLGAGIPSRACIEANAHALARYAALCQEAALVPIVEPEVLIDGDHTIERSFEVTLETQRAVFEQLYRQGILFEGMVLKPSMVIAGKKCARQSSPEQVAEWTLRCLRATVPAAVPGIAFLSGGQGDEQSTQNLNAMNVLGHELRLPWRLTFSYARALQHPALVKWSGKPANVEAARRIFLHRARCNSTASRGRYTPALERELAA, encoded by the coding sequence ATGAACAAGCAAGAGCTGGAAACCACCGCGCGGGCCATGGTGGCCGATGGCAAGGGCCTGCTGGCGATGGACGAGAGCACGCCGACCTGCGGCAAGCGCCTGCAGGCGGTCGGCGTCGACAACACCGAGGCGAACCGCATCACCTATCGCGAACTGCTGCTGGGCGCGCCGGGTCTCGGCGACTACATCAGCGGCGCGATCCTGTACGACGAGACCCTGCGCCAGAAGACGCACGATGGCACGCCCTTCCCCAAGCTGGCGGAGCGGCAGGGCATCCTCCCCGGTATCAAGGTGGATACCGGCGCCATGGACCTCGCCGGTCATCCGAATGAAAAGGTCACCGAGGGTCTCGACGGCCTGCGCGGACGCCTGGCCGAATACCGCGACCTGGGCGCGCGCTTCTGCAAATGGCGCGCGGTCATCACCCTCGGTGCCGGTATCCCGAGCCGTGCCTGCATCGAGGCCAACGCGCACGCGCTCGCGCGTTACGCCGCACTGTGCCAGGAGGCCGCGCTGGTGCCGATCGTCGAGCCGGAGGTGCTGATCGACGGCGACCATACGATCGAACGCAGCTTCGAGGTCACGCTGGAGACTCAGCGCGCCGTGTTCGAACAGCTCTACCGCCAGGGCATCCTGTTCGAGGGCATGGTACTCAAGCCCAGCATGGTCATTGCCGGGAAGAAATGCGCGCGGCAATCCAGCCCGGAACAGGTCGCCGAGTGGACCTTGCGTTGCCTGCGCGCCACGGTGCCCGCGGCGGTGCCCGGTATCGCCTTCCTGTCCGGCGGACAGGGTGACGAGCAGTCGACGCAGAACCTGAACGCGATGAACGTGCTCGGCCACGAACTGCGCCTGCCCTGGCGTCTGACCTTTTCCTATGCGCGCGCGCTGCAGCACCCGGCGTTGGTGAAATGGTCCGGCAAACCCGCCAACGTCGAGGCCGCGCGCCGGATCTTCCTGCATCGCGCCCGCTGCAACAGCACCGCCAGCCGCGGCCGCTACACCCCGGCGCTGGAGCGGGAATTGGCGGCCTGA
- a CDS encoding DUF4126 domain-containing protein: MLPHAAIAAAVAWGAGLRLYLVLFALGLLHRLGILQLPAALEILQHPLVMGCAGLFALAEFFGDKLPWLDSLSDSVHTFIRIPAGAALAAAFFADSGAAAQAIALLLGGSIAAGTHLAKTGSRALINASPEPVSNVTASLGEEALLVSGWWMALFHPVGFLVLLALFMLVVAYFLRRLWRAVRRRPSPERA; the protein is encoded by the coding sequence CTGCTCCCGCATGCCGCCATCGCGGCGGCGGTCGCCTGGGGCGCGGGATTGCGCCTGTATCTGGTGCTGTTCGCGCTCGGGCTGCTCCATCGCCTGGGGATACTGCAGTTGCCGGCCGCGCTCGAGATTCTCCAGCATCCGCTGGTGATGGGCTGCGCCGGCCTGTTCGCGCTGGCGGAATTCTTCGGCGACAAGCTGCCCTGGCTCGACAGCCTGTCCGACTCGGTGCACACCTTCATCCGCATCCCGGCCGGCGCCGCGCTCGCCGCCGCCTTCTTCGCCGACAGCGGCGCGGCGGCGCAGGCTATCGCGCTGCTGCTGGGCGGATCGATCGCGGCCGGCACGCATCTGGCAAAGACCGGCAGCCGGGCGCTCATCAATGCCTCCCCCGAGCCGGTGTCGAATGTGACCGCCTCGCTGGGCGAGGAGGCGCTGCTGGTGTCGGGGTGGTGGATGGCGCTGTTCCATCCCGTGGGCTTTCTGGTCCTGCTGGCCTTGTTCATGCTGGTCGTGGCATATTTTCTGCGCCGTCTGTGGCGCGCCGTGCGGCGGCGGCCGTCGCCGGAGCGGGCGTGA